From the Anopheles coustani chromosome X, idAnoCousDA_361_x.2, whole genome shotgun sequence genome, one window contains:
- the LOC131269412 gene encoding protein shifted-like, with product MAMKELSFGQRNALVLLTAALAISLVPPVVQSRQEYYYMYQDLYDDDLSLWINEQQVKIFSGVAMKIYAIDNGRVSPHIRDPNFSQYLPVIPSEVSCVNFTWKAGSKKYYYNFDRLMSVDENILKPPTISIKTSGRVPKNAKEFSVILPCSGNVSGIAMFSIGLLIQTRKGKPVPGTPLRIKLRKECAHRGVYERTSTLTSSSQGPDPECDKKCANKGVCNEDKICQCPEGYMGQYCQTALCYPQCMNGGNCTAPGTCSCPLGYQGRHCEGGICAEKCLNGGKCIQKDKCECAKGYYGLRCEFSKCVIPCLHDGKCRGVNKCRCKPGLSGDHCQIGRRQRSTCKRPCKHGICKPNHTCECDAGWYGRLCNQREKRRRNTKAPSTPGGTTAAVTDSSTIASAAPKHPKK from the exons ATGGCCATGAAGGAGCTCAGCTTTGGGCAGCGGAACGCGCTGGTGCTGCTGACAGCCGCGCTGGCCATATCCTTGGTACCGCCGGTGGTGCAGTCGCGCCAGGAGTACTACTACATGTACCAGGACCTGTACGACGACGACCTGTCGCTCTGGATCAACGAGCAGCAGGTGAAGATCTTCAGCGGCGTCGCGATGAAGATCTACGCCATCGACAATGGGCGTGTATCGCCGCACATCCGTGATCCCAACTTCAGCCAGTACCTGCCGGTGATCCCCTCCGAGGTGAGCTGCGTCAACTTCACGTGGAAGGCGGGCTCGAAGAAGTACTACTACAACTTCGACCGGCTGATGTCGGTGGACGAGAACATTCTGAAGCCGCCGACGATCTCGATCAAAACGTCCGGCCGCGTGCCGAAGAATGCCAAGG AGTTCAGTGTGATTCTGCCATGCTCCGGTAATGTATCGGGCATCGCAATGTTTAGCATTGGACTCCTGATCCAAACGCGGAAAGGCAAACCGGTCCCCGGGACGCCTCTCCGCATCAAACTGCGTAAGGAATGTGCACATAGAGGTGTGTATGAAAGAACTTCTACTCTAACATCTTCTTCGCAAG GACCGGATCCGGAGTGCGACAAAAAGTGCGCCAACAAGGGGGTTTGCAACGAGGACAAGATCTGCCAGTGCCCGGAGGGGTACATGGGCCAGTACTGCCAGACGGCCCTCTGCTACCCGCAGTGCATGAACGGGGGCAACTGCACCGCCCCCGGCACCTGCTCCTGCCCGCTCGGCTACCAGGGGCGCCACTGCGAGGGCG GAATCTGCGCCGAGAAGTGCCTGAACGGGGGCAAGTGCATCCAGAAGGACAAGTGCGAGTGCGCCAAGGGCTACTACGGGCTGCGCTGTGAGTTCT ccAAGTGTGTCATACCGTGCCTGCACGACGGCAAGTGCCGCGGGGTGAACAAGTGCCGCTGCAAGCCGGGCCTGAGCGGGGACCACTGCCAGATCGGGCGCCGCCAGCGGTCGACCTGCAAGAGACCCTGCAAGCACGGCATCTGCAAGCCGAACCACACCTGCGAGTGCGACGCCGGCTGGTACGGGCGGCTGTGCAATCAAA GGGAAAAGAGGCGTCGCAACACGAAGGCCCCCAGCACCCCAGGTGGGACAACGGCCGCCGTCACTGACAGCAGCACCATCGCCAGTGCGGCACCGAAACATCCAAAGAAGTAG
- the LOC131269413 gene encoding 5-demethoxyubiquinone hydroxylase, mitochondrial: MSVGKMLHLARGIHTSPGSCTQRCSKLIDTVLRVDHAGELGANQIYRGQMAVLGHTKAGKTIQHMWEQEKVHKKEFDRLINKYRARPTALLPFWNVAGFALGAGTALLGEKAAMACTVAVESVIVEHYNDQLRKLMDDPTFTDKELLDTIQRFRDEEQEHHDTGIEHGAEQAPFYRALTDVIKFGCRTAIKIAEKV, translated from the exons ATGTCTG TCGGCAAAATGCTACATCTTGCAAGAGGCATTCACACCAGCCCGGGTTCCTGCACGCAGCGCTGCTCCAAACTGATTGATACCGTACTACGGGTTGACCATGCCGGTGAACTGGGAGCGAATCAAATCTACCGCGGACAAATGGCCGTCCTGG GCCACACGAAGGCGGGCAAAACAATCCAGCACATGTGGGAACAGGAGAAGGTGCACAAGAAAGAATTCGATCGGCTGATCAACAAGTATCGGGCGCGACCGACCGCGTTGCTGCCGTTCTGGAACGTGGCCGGCTTTGCGCTCGGTGCCGGAACCGCCTTGCTCGGCGAGAAGGCGGCGATGGCGTGCACCGTCGCGGTGGAATCGGTTATCGTCGAGCACTACAACGACCAGCTGCGCAAGCTGATGGACGATCCCACCTTCACCGACAAGGAGCTGCTCGATACGATCCAGCGCTTCCGTGACGAGGAGCAGGAGCATCACGACACCGGGATCGAGCACGGCGCGGAGCAGGCACCCTTCTACCGTGCCCTCACCGACGTCATCAAGTTCGGCTGCCGGACGGCGATCAAGATAGCGGAAAAAGTTTAA